The proteins below come from a single Leptospiraceae bacterium genomic window:
- a CDS encoding DUF86 domain-containing protein: MNRDTASLHDIRSAGNLILDFIENKTFSDFEEDAMLYSAVCRQLEIIGEATKRLSKEIREANASIPWREMAGLRDIISHGYDIIDNREIWSICKTSLPELLSDLEKI, from the coding sequence ATGAATAGAGACACTGCAAGTCTACATGATATTCGTTCTGCGGGTAATTTAATACTAGACTTTATTGAAAATAAAACCTTTTCTGATTTTGAAGAAGACGCTATGTTATATTCAGCAGTTTGTCGACAATTAGAAATCATTGGAGAAGCCACCAAAAGACTTTCGAAAGAAATTAGGGAGGCAAATGCAAGTATCCCCTGGCGTGAAATGGCAGGGCTAAGAGATATTATCTCTCATGGATATGATATTATCGATAATAGAGAAATCTGGTCTATATGTAAAACCTCGCTTCCTGAACTGCTTTCTGATTTAGAAAAGATTTAA
- a CDS encoding Uma2 family endonuclease — MLALLQKRPDKKSSEISSDKPRYEGWKVSREEYLDLDEDGFKYDMIEGVLHLAPSGEFEHGKLQGDWITEINLFLKNYVIGFAVTEIDVFLPDGGDVVRPDVSFLLTENLHIVKTHIHGVPDLVCEVLSASSMKRDLGNKAQRYLKNGVKEYWIIYPKERKLELWVNKNKKEWEKLSTNVLKSTVLKGFKINQKEFFK, encoded by the coding sequence ATGCTTGCTTTACTCCAAAAACGTCCAGATAAAAAATCAAGTGAAATATCTTCCGATAAACCTAGGTATGAAGGTTGGAAGGTTAGTCGAGAAGAATACCTAGATCTCGACGAGGACGGATTCAAATACGATATGATAGAAGGAGTTCTACATTTGGCACCTAGCGGAGAATTTGAACACGGAAAATTACAAGGCGATTGGATAACGGAAATTAATTTATTTTTAAAAAATTATGTAATTGGTTTCGCAGTCACTGAGATTGATGTTTTTTTACCGGACGGTGGAGATGTAGTTCGACCAGATGTGAGCTTTCTTTTGACGGAAAATCTACATATCGTAAAAACACATATTCATGGAGTTCCAGATTTGGTCTGTGAAGTTTTATCTGCTAGTTCTATGAAAAGAGATTTAGGAAACAAAGCCCAACGATACTTAAAAAATGGCGTCAAGGAATATTGGATCATTTACCCAAAAGAAAGAAAACTCGAACTCTGGGTAAACAAAAACAAAAAAGAATGGGAAAAACTTTCCACTAACGTTCTCAAAAGCACTGTCCTCAAAGGTTTCAAAATCAACCAAAAAGAATTCTTTAAATAA
- a CDS encoding nucleotidyltransferase domain-containing protein, translating to MNSLLSNPNLQKNINLKEEDIQNFCKKWSVKDFYFFGSVVTGNFSPEKSDLDVMVDFKDNADWSLFDHFHMVEDLQAIFKRKVDLLTKRAVEKSKNPYRKKNILDGVVLVYHE from the coding sequence ATGAATTCCCTTCTATCCAATCCTAATCTCCAGAAGAATATAAACTTAAAAGAAGAAGATATTCAAAACTTCTGTAAAAAATGGAGCGTAAAGGATTTTTATTTCTTTGGTTCTGTGGTAACAGGAAATTTTTCCCCTGAAAAAAGTGACTTGGATGTGATGGTGGATTTTAAGGACAATGCAGACTGGTCTCTCTTTGATCACTTTCATATGGTAGAAGATTTGCAAGCTATCTTTAAAAGAAAGGTAGATTTACTAACTAAACGCGCAGTTGAAAAATCGAAAAATCCATACAGGAAAAAAAATATTTTAGACGGAGTAGTATTAGTTTATCATGAATAG
- a CDS encoding class I SAM-dependent methyltransferase produces the protein MGEVECKLGNSRKKENMRKIIKGLIDFKRITLDRALLVSYKKINSVPDIKAGYVDLKTVAKRYATSSEAMDTEKLLRQPPIRDSFYFLETDSEQHLKDSINNDQYKLLDVGCGSGIYSKVFKREDSIFKNIEYNGCDIDKEIIEVCKKINPEGNFFVSYADNISVDDNTYDIVFCSGTLHYTLLNWKKSIKEMTRVSKKDVALVRFPVTKYSETFFVHQSVKGINGVENHYFIVINRRELENYFAEIGLRIINRDYSLEEYNVEGVEEKIILVQYLLEKNRN, from the coding sequence TTGGGAGAAGTAGAATGCAAATTAGGCAACAGCCGCAAGAAAGAAAATATGCGAAAAATTATTAAAGGTTTAATTGATTTTAAAAGAATAACCTTAGACAGAGCATTACTAGTATCATATAAAAAAATAAATTCCGTGCCAGATATTAAAGCTGGATATGTCGATCTTAAAACGGTAGCAAAAAGATATGCAACTTCTTCAGAGGCAATGGATACAGAAAAATTATTAAGACAACCTCCTATAAGGGACAGCTTTTATTTTTTGGAGACAGACAGTGAGCAACATTTAAAAGACTCAATAAATAATGATCAGTATAAACTATTGGATGTTGGCTGTGGAAGTGGGATTTATTCCAAGGTATTTAAGCGAGAAGATTCTATTTTTAAAAATATTGAATATAATGGTTGCGATATAGATAAGGAAATCATTGAAGTATGTAAAAAAATTAACCCTGAAGGAAACTTTTTTGTGTCATATGCGGATAATATCTCAGTGGATGATAATACCTATGATATTGTCTTTTGTAGCGGAACATTGCATTACACTCTTTTAAATTGGAAAAAATCGATTAAGGAGATGACAAGGGTTTCAAAAAAAGATGTTGCCCTTGTCAGATTTCCAGTCACGAAATATAGCGAAACTTTTTTTGTTCATCAAAGTGTTAAAGGGATTAATGGTGTTGAAAATCATTATTTTATCGTAATAAATAGAAGGGAATTGGAAAATTATTTTGCAGAAATAGGACTAAGAATAATCAACAGGGATTATTCTCTTGAGGAATATAACGTCGAAGGTGTTGAAGAAAAGATAATACTAGTTCAATATTTATTGGAAAAAAATAGAAACTAA